The following proteins are encoded in a genomic region of Arachis stenosperma cultivar V10309 chromosome 4, arast.V10309.gnm1.PFL2, whole genome shotgun sequence:
- the LOC130976957 gene encoding uncharacterized protein LOC130976957 — protein MAEYETHEQGEGVPKETAVQALNTIIQLHFEKTLEKKRAIDLQKKELQKVFQVLFIFLSLVLLALSQSPQRLQCRHCWIPITLLSIAHLMFYVSVAQTLRCINGFKYQRRCHKLTLGLATEKLRDMKLRLATTTNNNDFVSEDDFEIHYQEPPESYFGKFKRNWALHFAFLIFIYGFMVSASVVLLCF, from the coding sequence ATGGCAGAGTACGAAACGCATGAACAAGGCGAAGGTGTCCCGAAGGAAACAGCAGTGCAAGCATTGAACACCATAATCCAGCTGCACTTCGAGAAGACTCTGGAGAAGAAGCGCGCCATTGACCTCCAAAAGAAAGAGCTCCAGAAGGTGTTCCAGGTGCTCTTCATCTTCCTCTCACTCGTCTTGTTGGCACTCTCTCAGTCGCCGCAGCGCCTCCAATGCCGCCACTGCTGGATCCCCATCACTCTCCTCTCCATCGCACACCTCATGTTCTACGTCTCTGTGGCACAGACCCTCAGATGCATCAATGGATTCAAGTACCAGAGAAGGTGCCACAAGCTCACACTTGGCTTGGCCACCGAGAAGCTCAGGGACATGAAGCTCAGACTCGCCACCACCACTAACAACAATGACTTTGTTTCTGAGGATGACTTTGAGATTCACTACCAGGAACCACCTGAGTCCTACTTTGGTAAGTTCAAGAGGAATTGGGCTCTTCATTTTGCCTTCTTGATTTTCATCTATGGCTTCATGGTCTCTGCCTCTGTCGTTCTTCTCTGCTTCTAA